GAGCTACCCAACAACAAGAAAATCTGGGTTGCACTGACCTACATTTACGGAATCGGCAGGAGCAGATCCTTTGAAATACTGAAGAACACCGGTGTGGATCCAGACAAGAAGGTTGGTGAACTCACCGATGAAGAAATAAGCAAGATAACCAAGTACATACAGGACCACTTCAAGGTCGAAGGTGAGTTGAGAAGCGAGGTAGAGAGAAACATCAGAAGACTAATAGAGATAGGATGCTACAGGGGCATAAGACACAAACTCGGTCTTCCGGTGAGAGGTCAGAAGACCCGCTCCAATGCGAGAACCAGAAAGGGCCCAAGGCCCAGCAGGATAAAGACCAAAAAGAAGTCTTCATGAGGGAGGGAAATGAATGGCCAGAAAGAAAGGGACATCGACCAGGAAAAAACAGAAAAAACTCAGTTTCGATTATGGTGTTGTCCACATAAAATCCACGTTCAACAATACCATCATCACTCTCACAGACAAGGATGGAAACACTCTGACATGGGCCAGTGGAGGCACCGTTGGTTTCGAAGGGACCAGAAAAGGAACGCCGTATGCCGCCCAGTTGGCCGCTGATAAGGTGGCAAGAGAAGCACTCAGAATGGGAATAAAGAGAGTGGATGTTCTGGTCAAAGGACCCGGTCCGGGAAGGGAACCTGCCATCAGA
This DNA window, taken from Thermotoga sp. SG1, encodes the following:
- the rpsM gene encoding 30S ribosomal protein S13 is translated as MARIVGVELPNNKKIWVALTYIYGIGRSRSFEILKNTGVDPDKKVGELTDEEISKITKYIQDHFKVEGELRSEVERNIRRLIEIGCYRGIRHKLGLPVRGQKTRSNARTRKGPRPSRIKTKKKSS
- the rpsK gene encoding 30S ribosomal protein S11 produces the protein MARKKGTSTRKKQKKLSFDYGVVHIKSTFNNTIITLTDKDGNTLTWASGGTVGFEGTRKGTPYAAQLAADKVAREALRMGIKRVDVLVKGPGPGREPAIRTLQGAGLEINQIKDVTPIPFNGCRPKKRRRV